A single Cucumis melo cultivar AY chromosome 4, USDA_Cmelo_AY_1.0, whole genome shotgun sequence DNA region contains:
- the LOC103486448 gene encoding nuclear transcription factor Y subunit B-1 isoform X1, with translation MADAPASPGGGSHESGEQSPRSNVREQDRFLPIANISRIMKKALPANGKIAKDAKETVQECVSEFISFITSEASDKCQREKRKTINGDDLLWAMATLGFEDYIDPLKTYLTKYREGDTKGSAKGGDGSAKKEAHPTPIPQMAHQGSFSQGVNYASSQVLSLSLSLPHSNKNVHVLSQCLLKKKQFDCPRGV, from the exons ATGGCTGATGCTCCGGCGAGTCCCGGCGGAGGAAGCCATGAGAGCGGTGAGCAGAGTCCGAGGTCTAATGTTCGCGAACAGGATAGGTTTCTTCCTATTGCGAATATTAGTAGGATCATGAAGAAGGCTCTTCCTGCTAATGGGAAGATTGCTAAGGATGCTAAAGAAACCGTACAAGAATGTGTATCGGAGTTTATCAGTTTTATTACTAGCGA GGCAAGTGATAAATGTCAAAGAGAGAAACGGAAGACGATTAATGGTGATGATTTACTTTGGGCCATGGCCACTCTTGGATTTGAGGATTATATCGATCCACTTAAAACCTACTTGACGAAATACAGAGAG GGTGACACTAAGGGGTCTGCTAAAGGTGGTGATGGGTCAGCTAAGAAAGAAGCTCATCCAACCCCTATTCCTCAG ATGGCTCATCAAGGGTCGTTTTCCCAAGGAGTTAATTATGCAAGTTCTCAagtactctctctctctctctctctcccacACTCAAATAAAAATGTGCATGTACTTTCACAATGTCTTCTGAAGAAGAAGCAGTTTGACTGTCCTCGGGGCGTCTAG
- the LOC103486448 gene encoding nuclear transcription factor Y subunit B-1 isoform X2 gives MADAPASPGGGSHESGEQSPRSNVREQDRFLPIANISRIMKKALPANGKIAKDAKETVQECVSEFISFITSEASDKCQREKRKTINGDDLLWAMATLGFEDYIDPLKTYLTKYREGDTKGSAKGGDGSAKKEAHPTPIPQMAHQGSFSQGVNYASSQSQAQHLMVPMQGTD, from the exons ATGGCTGATGCTCCGGCGAGTCCCGGCGGAGGAAGCCATGAGAGCGGTGAGCAGAGTCCGAGGTCTAATGTTCGCGAACAGGATAGGTTTCTTCCTATTGCGAATATTAGTAGGATCATGAAGAAGGCTCTTCCTGCTAATGGGAAGATTGCTAAGGATGCTAAAGAAACCGTACAAGAATGTGTATCGGAGTTTATCAGTTTTATTACTAGCGA GGCAAGTGATAAATGTCAAAGAGAGAAACGGAAGACGATTAATGGTGATGATTTACTTTGGGCCATGGCCACTCTTGGATTTGAGGATTATATCGATCCACTTAAAACCTACTTGACGAAATACAGAGAG GGTGACACTAAGGGGTCTGCTAAAGGTGGTGATGGGTCAGCTAAGAAAGAAGCTCATCCAACCCCTATTCCTCAG ATGGCTCATCAAGGGTCGTTTTCCCAAGGAGTTAATTATGCAAGTTCTCAa TCACAAGCCCAGCATCTGATGGTCCCTATGCAAGGTACTGACTGA